A stretch of Ipomoea triloba cultivar NCNSP0323 chromosome 13, ASM357664v1 DNA encodes these proteins:
- the LOC116001154 gene encoding uncharacterized protein LOC116001154: protein MEAPDIASLCADLTFADVDDENTSMHLPNVTLDTEADEVGYYAVGRLVTAKNVRFSYFQDTMASIWQPAMGVTMRQLDSKRYLIRFYHEGDLNRVLNDGPWTYEQCLLVMRKLLPPAEPETVQLNEAEFWVQIHSLPVGFRSDVVIKAIGSFLGSWVKSDDKNFDGSMRTFYRIRVTLDITKPLKKQMKLKRDNGEWSVVDFRYERLPTFCFLCGIIGHGDKVCVKALHGIGTSGDKPYGSYLRVGSRRMAPTAGQRWVAPESNTERRSWISPGAEAESAHTPEVSTMTVQGYTTGQGKELQVSPPVPISYRADEVCVNDIVVVDQKRKRMESDAEGSRNPSDMDVESAVSKNGDVAGLAQQARLEL from the coding sequence ATGGAAGCCCCCGACATAGCGTCTCTGTGTGCGGATCTCACATTCGCTGATGTTGATGACGAGAATACTTCCATGCACTTGCCCAATGTTACTTTGGATACTGAAGCTGATGAAGTTGGTTACTATGCTGTGGGGCGTTTGGTCACAGCAAAAAACGTGAGGTTCTCGTACTTTCAAGACACGATGGCATCAATATGGCAGCCGGCAATGGGTGTTACTATGCGGCAGCTTGACTCAAAGCGTTATCTGATACGCTTTTACCACGAGGGAGATTTAAACCGTGTGTTAAACGATGGCCCTTGGACCTACGAACAATGCTTGCTGGTGATGCGCAAACTGCTTCCTCCTGCGGAACCGGAAACGGTTCAGTTGAATGAGGCTGAGTTTTGGGTACAAATCCATAGTTTACCTGTGGGATTCAGATCAGATGTTGTTATCAAAGCCATTGGTTCCTTCCTGGGATCATGGGTCAAATCGGATGATAAGAATTTTGATGGCTCTATGCGAACGTTCTATCGGATCCGTGTGACGCTTGACATCACGAAACCATTGAAAAAACAGATGAAGCTGAAGAGGGACAACGGGGAGTGGTCTGTTGTGGATTTCCGATATGAAAGGCTCCCAACTTTTTGTTTCTTGTGTGGAATAATTGGACATGGAGACAAAGTGTGTGTCAAAGCCCTGCATGGGATTGGAACGTCAGGTGATAAACCGTATGGCTCATATTTGAGAGTAGGATCAAGAAGAATGGCCCCTACTGCTGGACAGAGATGGGTTGCTCCGGAATCGAATACTGAACGACGATCTTGGATTTCTCCAGGAGCCGAGGCTGAAAGTGCCCATACACCTGAGGTCAGCACTATGACCGTCCAAGGCTATACCACTGGTCAAGGGAAGGAGTTGCAAGTCAGTCCTCCAGTGCCAATATCTTACAGAGCTGATGAGGTTTGTGTCAATGATATTGTTGTAGTTGACCAGAAGAGGAAGCGAATGGAGAGTGACGCAGAGGGCAGCAGAAACCCCTCTGACATGGATGTTGAAAGTGCTGTTTCAAAAAACGGGGATGTGGCGGGTCTTGCTCAGCAAGCCCGCCTAGAATTATGA